The DNA segment GTTCAAGTACAGTTAACTCTCGTTGTCTCGAACTCGGTTGACTCGAAATTTCGGATGAGTCGAAGTTTTCACGTGGTCCCAAACTTTGttccatataaatgtatgttattCGACTCCAGATGAGTCGAAATTGGATGTGTCGAAATTTCGGTTGAGTAGAACTAAATTTACGATCCCAAGGTTAACAAAAgcattcaaaattcattatttatcttGAACTAATACAcatatgtcaaaacatgacCTCCGGCATTTAAACGGATTGAAGAGTTAATCTGACAATACACGTGTAATTAAATTTCCAGTCACTGACCACTGTATTGATTTATGACATGCTATTTCCACGAGTGTTTACCTAAGATTATCTTTaatagaatttttataaataattagtgATACATTGTTAATGTTcatgaaaaagtatttaaaatgtttacaaaacaattaattgtgaGCTTGGGTGTGTATAGGGTAAGGATTATGACTTCGGTTGATGATCACCTAAAAACTACTCAATCGGCGTCTTTAATCttgttgtattttctttttttaaaagaaaaagtgagataaaacaaaatgaagaggAATCTAAATTTTCTAAAGTCTTTTGTATCCAAGAATAAACAGTTTTGTCAACTTTAAACGACCTGAATAACGAAACTATCGATTAGAAATTACTCTCTTGGATTAAAGCCATAGGAAACAATTGTAActgaaacaattaaataaataaacaattgttattataataacgaaagaccatgacatacaaatacatCGATCTGATACCAGAATATCGATCCCCTTCCCATATTCACCCGGATTTATTTTAGCCTTATCATGCTAAgcaagagttgtgtcccttgtTCAGTCAAACTTCCGGTTTTCGTTTGAGTCGAACTATGTGTATCTCGAAATATTTCTCCGGTCCGGCTGACTTCGAGATAACGAGAGTCGACTGTATACTACATTATCTGATTTTATAAatggtattttaaaatttcttataCATTGTAATTTGTCAATGAATCTAGAATAAGTTGATAATAGTTTGAAcaccttatatttatatatgaggATATTCTCATCAAAACATAATTATGGTTTAAGCTCACATTAGACTCAGATGGGAAATGGAACCGGTCAACCCAATAATTTGGGcaaatatgcaaaatataagggtttttttgtttgttcagcGCTACCTTACCATGAAAGGTAACTTAAAAGGtatttacagctaatttcctaatgcgtGTAAAGCAATTCTTTGGTTAGATTGctttctttgtttgtatattgtaattgtattaAAGTTTATACAAACAGAGCAAGCAAGCCTACCAAAGTTTAACTCTACAAGCATTTagaaattagctgtaaaacTTATGATAAATCTAAGCAACAAGATCAATGACAGGTACATCGTCTGGTTCTatgtcaataaaacaacaacTTTCATCTCCCATCCAAACAACATCATCATCAACTTCTTGTAGTATTATAACATCATCATCAATTTCAATGTAACGGAACCGTTTCTCTTCATCATCGATCATTTCCTTTTTGATTTGATGGGACTCAAGTATCTGCATCCTGTCCGACTCTGAATGGCATTCCAGTTTGGTTTGGAAAAGGTCTCTTCCAAGATCTGATTGTGAATGGCGACCGAGTTTACCATTGAAAAGATTTTTCCCAATATCTGAAGGAGTGTGACAGCCTAATTTTCCGGTCTCCTCTATCATTTCCCTTTTCACTGAAACCAAAGAAGGTGAGAAACAGTATAGTTTCCTTGGATTGGCTGTTTCAGCACAATCCAAATCTTGCAATTTTGAGATGACGTTTTCAACTCTTTCGTTGTACTTTTCTTGTGCACTTATAGCCTCCTGcttaattgttttacttttttcagtgCACTCATCTTCAGCAGTGTTAGAAACACTTTTCTTAGACCTGAGTACTTTTTTAATGTTGTCAATTTCCATTTGGTGATTGTTCTCTTCAACAGCACTAATTGCTTcctgtttaattgttttgttagtaatattgtttttcttcaatgCCTTGGCATCATCTTCTCCAGTCGTCTTGGTTACCTTATTCCTAGACCTGAGTCTGCTTTTAATGTTGTCAATTTCCATTTCCCAATTGTTCTCTTCAATACTTTTGGGCTTCTGAGCCATGTTAGATTCCAATGCAGGTTTCAAAACATTACATGTATCTGATACTGGCCTATTCAATTTGTCTGTTAAAGCGATCAAGTGTTTAGAGGGCTGTGCATTTGCCTTCTGAGATACTGGCGAATTCATGTGAACATCGTCAGGTTCACTAGCAGATATGTCTTTGGAAGACCTGACATTTTCTTTCTCTAAGGTTAGTGAAATTCCCTCCTGTTTAATAATACTTGGAACTTTTCCTTTTTCTGATGGTGACATTTCAACAATATGTTTGTCTGATACCCATGCTTTGTCAATTATTCCCAAATCCTCTAGAACATGTCTTGTTCTGTACTTGAGtgttatttttccaaaatttcttTGACCCAATTTATATCTTATCATGGTAATCATTCTATCTGTATTCTCAAAAGTACAAATTCCTCTTCCTTCTCTAGTTGATACTCCAATGCCACCTAACaacaaataattgtacatatttAAAAGATGGGACTCAATAAACAATACGAAAAAAAtccctgaaattttaaaacaaagcaCACTAACAATTAAAATCGTTTGGTCTtaaatattaactttatatattatgttaGACCTTCAAAATGTAACAGTGTTACATAACTTGTGTCATCTCTGCCATTTTCAGAAGGCACAATGCCCAACTCTTTAGCATGTGCCCTTTTCCATGTATCTTGTTGTTTTGTCCTTTAAATGATCCACTCTTTTCTTTTAACAGCAACAAAATTTAAGGTAAATGACTGAGGATTTTAATACTTTCATACAGGTTAGCCTTtgaataaacatgttaaagttggttaaaactatttttacaatcaaatggATTTtgacatactgtggattcaataCATTTTCATGGGTACCTATTTTGTGCATTGCGGTATCCTTGCATATTTTTGGATAGGATTGATGGTTCTGCCAAAGTCTGGATACAACTTTATAGAAATTTGTATTTCAACGAATGTTTAAATTCATGGTCCACCTGTACCTTAGAAGAATTGGTATTTTAATTACTCATGCGGAAGGTGAACAACAACATTGTTATgtcttataaattaaaatttgtatgagtttattttcaaaatgtacacTGTCAACTGATTATGTTCAAATGACCtacaaaatgtacaatgtataaatgtattaaacttggatggagagttatctaaTTGAcattcatatcacatcttcttatatctatatactgTAATAGCCGAATTTTAAGTGGAGGatttaatttcattcatttcttGGAGAGAAGATGTCCACGAAATTAAAACCACATCAAAGATATAACCTGCATATATTATaatatctatttatttgaaaCCATGTAATTAAATCCCTATGAAATCTTATGCAGAGACTCCAAAATTTTGACCcaacaaaaattaatgtttctacAATACAATTTCTACAATTCTACATATGTATGGCAAGAACTCATGTTGACAAAAGTATGTTGAAATCTCCTGTAGTAAAtttgtattgctttgtttcatttGTCATGTACttacattttcattaaaaaaaaattgtgatgtgttgttgttttaaattctttgattaaaatttgtacCCCTGTGATGCATTGCAGTTTGAAATTCTTGATGGGTGTTTTGATCTATCTCATCTTGCATGTATTTAGGTATATTATGATGCATTGTACATTGCATAAATATTTTCCGCTTTTGCCTTAAATCTTCATTTCAACAGGTGTTTTCTTTCCACCTCTTTTTGAATTACACAGCAAAAGGAAGATAGAGTTACTTagattttgatgttttaatgcCATTTTGAAGCACCGCATTTAGACTATTTCGAGGCGgaggtcatttttttttggtggaggaagccagagtgcCCAGAGAAAAACACCGACCTGTGATGGGAAAACTAAcaaatcctagtcaattaagattggagtcgagtgcacctgcTCGAGCAGGGTTCAAActcaacctcagtgttgactggctagtgattacagtagtaactacatGTACTTAGACCACTCAGCCACCAAGGCCCCCAACTCTATtgggaaaacaaaaaaaatcatacctCTCTTTGAACAATCTTGCTTGGTTGCTTGCTGGTGTACAGCTCTATCAGAAAGATTTCTTGGTGCTGTTTGGATGAACTGTCTCTGATAAGTCTGGAAGTACCCATCTTCAATGGCTTCTAAACATTCAAGGGTTATTGTACCAAGATCTGATTTCCAGTTTTTAGAACCTCTGTCctgttaaagaaaaaaactttaataccagagtcaatattattttataaaccTTCTGAATCTTGTATGTGTTAAAAATCGGAATAAGTAATACAAATGTAGCAAATTACTAATAGAAGTTGGTAGATATACTAGAACACCTTTAGAACAGAGGATGGAATTGAAGATGAATCCATTTCCTCATTAAATGTAAAGCGTTAGAATTTTATAGAAATGTACTTTTATGTAGTTTAAGTGATATAGTTACATCTTTTGTTAATATGTCTGAACAAGATAATTTaagtttcattttgaaaattaatgatACAGACATTAGTACTGATGAACTGTGTAGCTGGAATAAGCAACAGTGTTGGACACAGTCGGTCGCCTGGTCGCCAAATGCGAACAAAACCTTGGTTGGGCGATTAGAAACTGTAAAAAGATAGATAGTTACTGacccaaaaataaatcattggaCGAGTGCATTATTATTCTCAAAATCATAATTACTCCTATAAATAACACACCCCAACTTCGGAACACTCATTTTCGGAAATCCTTTGGTCACATCGTTAAAACGTAGAAGTTGAGGATGTGTTCCATAATTGGAAAGATATACATATACAAGAAGAATAAGTGCAACAGAATAATAA comes from the Mytilus trossulus isolate FHL-02 chromosome 3, PNRI_Mtr1.1.1.hap1, whole genome shotgun sequence genome and includes:
- the LOC134711012 gene encoding uncharacterized protein LOC134711012, with the protein product METTFSFSVLVGGKLLPEYKADGDTYIEANLHSQSSYIIQDTDDEGYQQHYPVTPFEVIGNFKNRLTLPCYLRLCVDGQQIWMKPFPPSYREQSFKVTGIKDNRKGTVKELLFSLPKITSQKDRGSKNWKSDLGTITLECLEAIEDGYFQTYQRQFIQTAPRNLSDRAVHQQATKQDCSKRGGIGVSTREGRGICTFENTDRMITMIRYKLGQRNFGKITLKYRTRHVLEDLGIIDKAWVSDKHIVEMSPSEKGKVPSIIKQEGISLTLEKENVRSSKDISASEPDDVHMNSPVSQKANAQPSKHLIALTDKLNRPVSDTCNVLKPALESNMAQKPKSIEENNWEMEIDNIKSRLRSRNKVTKTTGEDDAKALKKNNITNKTIKQEAISAVEENNHQMEIDNIKKVLRSKKSVSNTAEDECTEKSKTIKQEAISAQEKYNERVENVISKLQDLDCAETANPRKLYCFSPSLVSVKREMIEETGKLGCHTPSDIGKNLFNGKLGRHSQSDLGRDLFQTKLECHSESDRMQILESHQIKKEMIDDEEKRFRYIEIDDDVIILQEVDDDVVWMGDESCCFIDIEPDDVPVIDLVA